Sequence from the Mytilus galloprovincialis chromosome 13, xbMytGall1.hap1.1, whole genome shotgun sequence genome:
GTTTACTTGGGATGTTGGCAAAGTATTGAGCTATTTAGAATCTCTGTACCCGTTACAAGATTTGGATTTAAAAATGTTAACTCTCAAATGTGTTGCTTTAATTGCTCTAGCATCTGCTCAAAGATCACAAACACTTGCAAGTCTTAATTTAAACTCTGTTCTCAGTACAGGCACATCATTTATATTTCGTGTCACAACTTTATTAAAGACGACACGACCTAAAAACATAGGACAAGATGTTATTATTCCTgtctttcagaaaaaagaaatTTGTCCTGTTGAAACtttaaaacattatattcacCGAACTAAAGACTTAAGAAAAAgtagtaaattgtttatttcattcaGAACTTTAAAAGCTGTAACAAGCTGTTCAATTGCCAGATGGTTAAAATTGGTACTGTCTAATGCAGGCATAAATGTGTTGAAATTTAAAGCTCATTCATACAGATCTGCATCCTCTTCTGCAGCTAAAAGAGCAGGTATATCATTAAATGATATCCTGAAAACAGCAAATTGGGCATCAGCTCAGACCTTCAAAAAGTTTTACTGTAAGGATATTGAGGTAGACAATACAAATTCAAATTATGTTCATTCAGTGTTTAATCATACTTTTACAGCCTGATCATGTTGATGCTGACAATGACTTAGAGATACAGTTCCAGGGTTTTTCTACATCAGGAGATGTACTGTCTAAGGAACTAACAGATTGGAGATGGAGGAACCATTATTCCAGATGTTGATTCATAATAGTGAATAGTGAAAGGACATTTGCGATGATATCGCGTTGCGTGTATGGACATACATAAGATTTATAAACTAGTGATGGacattattattgtttttccAATTATATTGTGTGATGCATATTGATAGACAACAAGATTAAAAGAAttaatcatatatttttattttttctgtgttGTTACAAGAATTTTTAGATGAAAGATTTGCTCTATACTGGTTCTAACTAGACTATATTGGTATTTGATGAAATTTAAAAGTATGTGGAATAAAGACTTGAGAGCAAAGACTTGTCCGTcttaaacaaaaaattgtcagaaTGATCTGATTTTCAGATTAGTTTTGTGTTGGATATCTATATTTGGTGAATTTCTTTGTTTATATCTCTGTTCAAGTTTTTTACTGGTATTGTTCATGAGATTAGTTGGTTATTAATTTccatttatttcttattctgtTTTGGAAGTTGCATTTATTGGAGCTACAAAGAGTTCACTTATTAACCTGAGCAAGCCCAGGATTATGATATATAATGTTACCTTATCCAAGCATCATTTATGATGTGAAGGATAAGGTGCATTATATGAAGAAGCCAAAGGGCTTCGAGGGTTAATATGTACCCTCCCAAATTATATAATCAGTAATACGCCCGtcccaaaaataaatatttagacCAATAAATGCCAATAGCGGCTTTGGTTATTTAAAAAGAGGCTGGTCACTACTCTGCACGGGCTTATATAGTAGTGGTCAGACAAAAAATCACTCAGCTGTGAAAAAAGGCGTGCGGCCTTGACATAAAGTAAAGGTTCACTTATTAACCCTCGAAGCCCTTTGGCTTCTTCATATAATGCACCTTATCCTTCACATCATAAATGATGCTTGGATAAGGTAACAGTTTTATGTATGAACATTCTGGAATATTTGTTTGGTAAGATATGATGAATATACATAttctaaaaaaatctatacaaaaactgatataaaaaaaaaagattttaacacTATAAAATTCATTAGAAAAAGCAAAATATGTTCATTAGTTACATGTCTTTGATTTTGcatatttcaaagttttgtacatgaaaaaaaaattaacagtttGGAAATTTAATGTATGGCATCATAGAATTAAAGAGTAGAGAGGAAAAAAGAGATAAAGCTAGTTTAAAATAAactgaataaaaattaataaatagaaGTTAATAAATTATAAAGCTGTCTTGCTagttacaaaaacaaaaagtgcTGAGTTAGTAATAAAGATTTACATTTTAACTATTGGTCCAACTACCCAATCAATGTCATTCTTGGGAAAGTAGGATTAGTCTGGAAACATTCCCAATCACCGcctttttattattgatttgaaaAGGTGCATCACTCAAATTCCCCGAAGAGGTAGTTTAATTTATAATAGTTATTTCCCTTTAGCACCAAATTAGAGGGCAACATGCACAAATTCCTTTATAAATCTACCTAATTCAACTAGTTAATCGACTGCTACTAGACTTGTTCTGGTTGAGGGAATTTCTCAGTGTTGAAGACCccttggtggccttgggctgatTTTTGCTCTTTAgcctggttgttgtctctttgacaaattacCATTTCCAAATCTTAATTTTATGGTATTTGTTTTCTGAATACCTCATATAAACCATTCCTatgatcccggagtcccgataaaggtcctccCCCCCCTTCCGCCATAGCAGCCAAGGCAAATAACTCTTGAATCAAATTTCATTAAAGGAAACTGTATATTATATGAAGCCATGTCTATGAGTTTCATTAAAAAGTATCTCATtagtaaattatttttcatgatgaGGGGATATACTATTCCATCTGGAACTATATACATGTTAGGGTCCAGTTCAGAGATACAAATTCTGATAATTGAAGAGTTCAacaaaattctgaaaaattaTCTTACTATTTACTAAGAGAAACTATAAAATTATTACAGTCCTCTTTTCTCCagatcaaaaagttaaaaaaaattctaattccTTTTTTTTAGTATGGCAATTGTCAAAGCTAGCATCAGTAAGCCATGTTAACTTTTTTACTTACTTTTTTTGATTGGctattttttcataattataaatcagACTAAATTAGTTAAATGACGTAACTTATAAATAAGTCTTAACAGCATTTTAACAAGGGGAAATATTTTGTTGGTTCTTTCCAGCAACCCTGCCATGCATCTTTTCTTTACACCAGAAGCCTATCCTTGGCACAAATTCACTATTTCCAACTACTtcctaaatttgattttaaacttaCTGAATATAACTAGCGTCAGACCCatctatgataaaaatataataaattatgaTTCATCTAGTTTTCTAAATCTACATAAATTATTCTTATATAAAAATCTACTTGGGATGAGTAAGAATGACATTGACCTTTGACCCCAATCTAATACCTATGAAGCAGCTTATAACTCCAGATAAAATGCTGAAATAGAATACACAACAATCAAGTGTCAGTGATTAAAAAGCAAAAGATGAGGAGTGTGTACTGTAAACAGCAGGTCATTTGTCAACTGGTTACAAATATTGTACCTGACTGATTAGCCTGAGAGTCCATTGATGTAGTGACCTTGAAAAGGTACCAGTGTTTCTTCAAAATATGCACTGATACCATTTTATAGAAATGTGATTATCATTCCAAGTTGGCATTTCTTGCAATAATACAAGAATTTTCTGGGCTTACAGTCATAAATTTGGGTATTGAGTTATGACCCTTGGCACTAAAATTGATTTTACAGAAATATTGAATTCAAAGGGGGAATATCCATTGTTATGTTGATTTTGTTCAAACCAATTTTAGAGACGTACCAAttcaaaaatgtttcattgaacATCATCTTCCATGAATAAATAAGTTCAAACAAATTGTGCATGAAATTTCTGTGATATATTTgataaatctttgaaaaaaaggTTATAAGTATTCTCCTTGCCAACAAAGTATcgttaaacatgataaagtatcACTAGAGTCATCCAAAAATTAATCATAAACATTATTGCAATCTTTGagaattatgaataaaaaattcaGAATTGAAATTCTTGTTAAAAATCTTTTTATTGTAATCCCTGAATATATTAATCATCATTTAAATCATTGCCAAGATAACCTCCAAAATATCAGCATTATAAACCTTGCTAACATGGTCTTCAAAATAACTTAAAATACCAAGGTATGtcttgaaaaaaattaataaagggCCAATAAATTATGGAATAAAATACAACTGGGCTGAAAAACCCTGAGTATTTCAAAGAATCTCCAAGTTTTGTAAAGTTATTAATTATAAATATGACGATATTATCATTATGATCCTTGCCAATAAAGCAGATGTGTTAATGTAATGTGAGAACCAAGCAAGCAATCAGTCAGTTTATTACAAGAGAAGGCTCCAGCAGAGAGAGAGACTCCTGACCCACAGTTACAGTATATTATAATGAAGGCATCAAGACAGATGAAAGCGTCACACAGCAAAGATGCCATACCTATCAAATGCAAAATCAAGCAAGTCTTCATAGCTGACACCCTCCGAAGTTTTGTAGTTAGCTAGCATGAGTGGTGACACCTCCTCCGAGCTACCCCTATCTGAAATATTTCTACCAGCAAGTGTTAGTGTTTTGACCCAGAAAGGATCTTTTCGGTTGTAAAATCCAAGCTGTTCTAAATTGCACTTGACtttttgaaactgaaatttgacTCTTGGAAATGTTGAAGATTTAGATGATGTGTCTATTTTTAAAGTAGATGGCGGCGTTATATCATGTCCTTCAAAAACATCATCATCTTCATCTAGACCACTATCAAATGGTTTGTCATCAATTTGGTGTTTTTTAAGGGGCGGGGGTGGAGCAGGAGGAAGAGTTCGCTCATGCTGCGTCAATTTGGAGCTCTCCGACCATGCATAATTTCTAACCAATGACTGAGGTGTTGAATGCCCATCGATGCCGCTGTCGTCAATCTGAAGTGGAAACTTTCGTTCCCTCTTGGCACCAATGGGAGTTGAATGTCTTAATGGCATCCTGGGTGGTAATGGCAAGCTATTGCCATCTCCACTAACACTGTTAGACCGGGGTGGTATAGCAGGGGCTCTAGTGGGACTTGGTAAGTTAGTTGCATCTCTTTCTTTAACATGCTGAATGGTCCCTGAATCAACGCTCATTGAGTGATGCAAAGTTGGTATCTTAACATGTAATTTAGAATTATAAGTTTTATGATTCATACCTTGACCAACACGACCTCCACGTATGGGGATAGCACCACCTCTTAACATTCTTAAAGGGTTTGTTTCCACATCTTCATCCCCACCAGTGGATGAGGACATAGCTCCTTTACCAGGAATACCTTGGGGTTCACGAATATTACGAGAATGTCCTTCCTCACTACCGCTGATTACTCCTCTTTGATGATCAAGGGAGCGTCGTATTCTACTCTCCCTTGCAAGTTTATTCATAATTTCACGAGGGGAAGGTTCAGAAAAGTCCTCCCCTACAAAAAGACTCGAAGATTTATTGTAAGAATCCCTACGAGAATCATCCTGACGATTGACTTCTGTAGCACTATTTACTGACTCAGTACCAGAatcagtatgaacattgtctgaATCAGGTTCATCAATCCTTAATACTTCTACATTGTTTTTAATGTCTTCAGAGTCACACTCTGATGTTTGTTCACTAGAAGTGTCTAAAATTTTAGGTCTATATTCATCTTCTGGTAGTTTTACTTTCAGATCATATTCTTGAGGAATTTCTGGCGGTGGTTTTTGTGGACGAGGCACAGGTTCTACTCTCTGTATGATTTCTGGTCTAGGTTTTGGAGCAGGTATTGGTATATCAGATCGTTTGCTGTCAGGCCGTGGTTTTGGAACTGGTTTCTGATGATAACTCATCTCTGTTAAttgattaaaattcatttcaGGTGGTTCTAAATCAAAGTCATCTATCATTGCAAGAGGCACCCCATATGTACTATCTTGATGTACAGGAGTAACCTCCCTTCTTTCTGGTGTAACCTCTCTTTTcattggagttatttccctttttgcaGGAGTAATTTCTCTTTTTGCAGGAGTTATATCTCTCTTTGCAGGAATTATTTCTCTTTTTGCAGGAGTAATTTCTCTTCTAACTGGAGTTAACTCCCTTTTGACAGGAGTTACCTCTCTTTTAGGTGGAGTAACTTCCCTTTCTTCAGAGGAGTATGAAGTACCAGATTTTTCCTTCACAGAACCTCTCATAACTAACTGGTTATAAGCCTCCATTGCTCCAGGAGGAACACTTTCTACTTGATCTGCTTTATTTTTGATCTCCTCTGAGAAAGTACGTTGACGATCAAGTTTCGGACTACGTTTAAATGAGAATTTGAATCTTGATCCATTCTGTGGTGACCCTGAATCACTTTCTGAATCTGACTGATATTTATCAGGTGACGAAGGTTCTTGTGAAGATGACATATGAGAACGAGAACTTAATTCATTTGCCATGGCGATAGCATCATCTATCATTTTTTCATCAGATGCTGACATTGGTTTGACCTTGGCTTGTTTTCGTGGTTCTGGTTTCGGAGGCTCCCTGTTTCGAGGTTCCTGCAAGGCAAAAATTGAACATGCATAGTGATTACATAAATAGATACATGCTGTCTATAATAAAGATATTTTCATATACTCCAGACTTGATTATACTGAAGAAAAGCTGAAGATAATTTCTATAAGAAGAATATAATAATTACCCTATATCCCTTTTCTCCTAATGAgaatatacaatatttatatgtGAATGTattgtatatgtaaaaaaaaaagattatttaattCAGATTTATGATTTTTCAATCTGTCCATTCATCGATTGCTTGTATAGATTTATTGTTCCTTGTACGTCAGAGATTGTAAATTGAGCAACAGCAACATGCAATGCCATGCACATAATGATCACAGTTGAATATtttttgtgtatgtttttttaaagttttttttttctatcttataTCATAATACACTTTTTTAAAGCAAATTAAAGAGAAATATATGTTTCATTccatataatttaacaaaattttgcaGAGAAGAAAGATTGAACAGCTATAGCTATTAAGAGGAAGTAGAATTAGAGGCAGACATACTAGTCTAGGTGGTTGAACAGGAAGTGGTGGTGGTGGTGATTTTGATCCTCTCCCATTGGTCATCAGTTTAGGAGGCGATTCATGTTGAGGTGTTGTAGTTGCTGATGAATCATTTGAAGATGAGTTTGCCAACTTTGCCTCTTTGTCGTTTATTGCTTTCAATACTTCATCCATAAATGAAGGTCCGAAATCAAAAGAACTCTGTAAAATGTCAAGTTTTataattaaatatcaataaaaaaaaaaatttggtaaaTATACAGAAATGACATTTCAGACGGCAAtcttataacaacaaaaaaaacaacaaacaaaaacatgtagAGATCAGTGAAAGTTATTTAATAATAGACTATGCTTGCTGTGATATGGACAAATTATGAATAAATGTCAATACATTTAatgatttgcatttttttttaaatcaaaatcgcaatatttttctcaaaaacaaaaatttaattgtgTTTTATCTTATAACTAATGGTCTTGAATCAGGGAAGACTTGTGCCCACGTAAAACTGATTTTAACACCCATCATACGTTTTGCCTGTCCCTAGTCTGGTTATCTGTACCTTCCATTTTTAGTTGTAGTCTTTGTATTCAACTTTTTGGAGGAATCTGTATTGAAGGTTTatgtgattttttatttcattatctaATATTTTTGGTGATGTCTATTATAGTTTTTTTTGGCATTATCTaatttatcttttattaattACAGTGTATTCTGTTTATCCATCACACAAGAGGACCAGAAAAAAAGTTTGATTAAGCAGAGTattggaatactcaggtttttttcTGCAAAGATAGGCATATTTTGGGATAGCCCTAAGATGTTATGAGTCAAGGCATATTTTGGGATAGCCCTAAGATGTTATGAGTCAAGGCATATTTTGGGATAGCCCTAAGATGTTATGAATCATAGAATGTTAGTACAAACGTTtatatatgatttgttttttcATACCGACATGTCAGGCATTTTGAAGTCAGCAAATATAGAATCATCATCTATATCTTGATACTGGAAATCTCCACTATCGACCTCGTCTGTCCTTGTTACATATTGACTGTCTATAGATTCCTGACTTATCCAGGAGTGACCATTAGTACCCAGAGATCCATTCATATTATGTCCATTTTCATCTCTATTAAGACTCACAGTTGATATCCGACTTTCACCTTCTTTCCCTGGAAGATAGATCATAATCATAATTACTTACTATAATTGTAATTACTTCTTTCCTTTCAATAATCTATCCAGGttgtattttctatttttgaaCATCCATAAACTATATGGCCCTGTATTAACATGATTTTTTCATAGCATTTTCAAATTGACATATTTTAAGATGGATGTCTTTTTATCCTAAGCATGGAATTCTTTTTTCTATTAATCCTTAATTTCTCAATaattttttcaacattcatttcaaataaaatatatcttcaaATTCTGGTTATCACATCTACAATCTTAATAGATCACCATTAATTTCTACCCatacaataaatacaaaaatttaaagtaaatgtttctgTTTTAGGGTCTTTATGCTATGCAGACATATTTACAACAAAGGcttattttcattgttgaaagctaTACTGTGACCTGTATTTGTTGACTTTTATGTcaatttggtctctgatggagagtagtctcattggcaataatagctcatcttcttatttttacattagaatgttgttgtttttttctgcatattacaaaatgtataataaattATATCATAATGAAATATCTTTTATATGATTTTGCAAAATCTAAATACCAACCTGTACTAGCAACTTTGACTGGCAGTTTGTCGTAATTATCACCAATGAAACCAACATCACCGAAAATAGCACCATCGTAACCAATATGCCCTGTGTGACGAAGGTCATTCTGTGGACCACTGATCATCTCAGCATTGAACCGCCTTAATGACTTCCTGTTTGATTctgcaataaataaataataattttaatatattatggagatttttttatttaatgtttgaaGTCAAGTTCCTGAAAAGTAAAATGTAAACAGAAACAGAAATTGCTAAAAAcggaaaataaaattttattttaatgacatttttcAACAGAAATTGACGAAACtgattaataaaattaagtttcgAAATATTTCCTTTTACATACattgagaataaaaaataattcttatattAGTTTTAAAACTGATTAAATCATGTGTTAGCGTTGACTGTGTCATTGCATATTTCTGTGTATTATTTAAGCATGTGGCCATTCCCATACAATGGAAGCAATATCTGTGGTACAATATATACCTTTAAACCTGTGTCATATAACTATACATGTGTTTCATATTTatgtaaatatcaaataaaatatatgaggTTTACAGCTTTAACAATCTATAACATATGACAATTTCCttggaaaaaaaattgacttGGTATGAAAGCCCTTTGGTCAAAATTTATAAGAACAGAATTTACAGTGATACAGGAGTATCTTTAATGATGAACAGTAATATCTGTCTAAATTAACTGTATCCCTTGCTCAGGACTTTGTTTGGCATAGACACTAGTGTCCACATTTTACTGGTTTAATTACTACAGAATGTTCTTATTACACGAGATCAGATGGTTTAAATCAGTTAGTTttcactgttaaaatatttctctAAATTCTTAATAATTGACATCTTTTTATAACCCTGAACCTGGAAGTAACCTGTTAGTTTGGAAAAGGTCAAGGATCAGATATAGGGTTCACTCCATTCTAATGTAATTAGTAGAACAGCATGAAGCTTATTTTAGCTCACTTGAATTAATTATAATCAGTTGCAGTTAGCATAAAGCTTtttccttatttatttttaaggTTTCAAATTTCACATTTGGACATTATTCCGTTACTTTGCTGTTTAAAATCTGAGATGCAATGAACTTGAATTTTATTGACAGTTCAATAAACTGATAGCATTAAAACCTACACcatataccgtatagcgggttatttttgcAGGGTGTtaattttcgcggatagaacaaagTCTCCTAAATTAATTCCGCCAAATTAAATGTGTACAtacaaaggtattgataaaagttttgaatccgccaaaatattttgtataccttattcaatgaaaatcgcgaaattttacaccctaAAAAATAACTCACTATACGGTATAAGTTTAGTGAATGTAAcatccatttttactgaactCACGACAGAACAAATTTtgttttaggggccagctgaagccagCCTGTGGCTGTGGGATTTTCTTGCTATATTGAATACCAATTGGTACCCCTTGGTTGTTTTCTGCCCTTTGGTCAGGTTATTTCATGTGACATCATTTCTATCTTTAAAAGCCCATGCCCCACAGACAGATGATCTATTTTGGAGCTGAGACTCAGTTGTCAAAATTATGGTCCATTCTATCTAAGTATCTAATCAGGAGATCATGCTGCTCCAACTTGTTGAGGACCTGATTAATGACCATATTTTAAGTGATATTCTAATTTTTTGGCATTATGTGATAAGTCATAAGCTGTTGTCAATATTTTGTTATAGAAGCCACACTACACATCTATTTGTCCCTTCTCCAATCTTACCTTTCTTACCACCCTTTTTGGGGGATTTTTCTTTCTTGTCTGATTCTATAAATAGTATAACcaatcaaattgtaaaaataaagattttggcATAATTGGGGTCTATTGTAGCAAATAGGAGTTAAATCAAAATAGGATTATTCACTACAAAGCATctagctaattttttttttaaatacaacaaaaagtaaaatcttttATTCAGGAATTAATTGTAATATCTATTCctaattttttatcattaaaaatttGCAATTCTTTAAAATGATTGTTTTCTTATTTGCATTTTGGATACTTGTAGTAAATGTCTGTAGAATTTAACTCCTCTATTTAAATATATTCAATGTCTAAGTATGTAGAATACTAAACTACttataatattgtatttataaaaatgtaaaattaaagacTCGGCATGCTGGCATAGTTTCATTATATGACTGACAGTGGCTCTCTGCCAGCATGCAAAAGGTGCTCTTGTGCTGAAATAAATACTATTATGAAATGCATATACATCAAGCAATGATATGATTCTATTCTACAGTATAAATTGTAAGACCCTAAATTCCCAGCTTATaaaaagaagagaagaaaacttctaaatacagtataagaaaatcaGAATAAAAAATGAAGCATATCTAGATAGTAGTATTCCTTTTATCTAACTAAATAACCTAAATGCTTAAAAAATTTGGCTTgcaaaaaaaaccatacaaattGGTAATAAATGCAAGAAATAATAAAATCCAATATTAGTGTTATAAAAGGAACAATTGAATGTATaagagtaaaaaaatattaatgtaaataaaGATGATAGGCAAATATGTTCATAAAAATTACCcaaaaattttattataaatctCTTTAAAAAATTCCACAGCATGAAAGCAAAATTGAGTAAAATCAAAGGACAGGTACACTGATGATTTTATTGAGTGATCTATTTCATCATCTAAGTGATAGTAAGTCCTTGACTTATATTTTAGACTCATGTCTGGGTTCAACTTGAGGAAGTTCCAATTTGTTATCAGTATTTCTTGAAGATACTCATAGCAGTTTGTGGATAAAAGCATGATTATGATGTGTAACATTTTCTagcatttttgttcttttttcttaCCTTTCCTTACAAGTTTGACCATAGGTTGGTCTGAGTCagctttttcttttttagagTCTACATGAAAAATTTACTATTTATTTGGGGTTTCCAAATGGAAATTAAACCAATTTTGTTAATAGATAATAATAAGAAATCAAATATACTTGTTCACAAATAATTAagtgtaaaatttcattaatctgtaagacatttaaaaaaattattataacaaTTTAGACAAAATTTTCTagtaaaagaaagataactctattaTGAAAAGGGTCATAAAAAACAGGTGCACTGTATTTTTGGAAGTTTTTTAATGTGCATCTTAATCCTCTCTTAAATGGAGCTCTTCCCCTTAAACCacaattatcatttaaaaaaattgccattttcatttgaattgtgtTTTCAGTATGGCAAGCTGGGATAAAAGCAAGATAATGATTTGCAACATTTCCGAGCGGCTTTTTCTTACCTTTTCTTGAAAGTTTGACTTTAGGTGTGTCcaattctttttcctttttagagTCTATATGAAATAAGGATATTTTGTCTTTCACTTTTGGACTGATATTTTTAATAACCATTCACACAAAAAACCATGAATTTACCAAATTTTAATCattgaaaaataagttaatttCTATTTCTTTGTTATATTCAATACAATAATCTatagtttttgatttttgttgattTAAAGTTCacttcaaaaatgttaaaattagaAAAACGTGAAATGAAAGTTAAGGCTAATATATATTACTTTGTGAAAAGTGGTGTGTGAGAGCTTACCTTTTCGACTGAGTTTAATTTTAGGTGTATTTGATTCCTGGTTTTCTCTTTTAGAGTCTATGAAAACAAAGGAGTGCAAA
This genomic interval carries:
- the LOC143056612 gene encoding uncharacterized protein LOC143056612 isoform X27, which translates into the protein MTTEKSLLEFMEEAELDHYYQALKDQLKINAIHQLKYVEEEDLNDIGMTKPEMRRLKKMYKKEFPAGALGKLKKAILTRSGGDIGRSLSPSPPEQRSPRPSSYIRPPCKQIIPANSIQINKTLGEGEFGIVQQGLWTTETGEKVQVAIKCLTKEKMHTGTTEFLKEANIMQNVDHENIVRMYGVVLDKDDSLMLVTELAPMRSLLECLKEQSLRTDFPLPRLCDFAQEICDGMSYLESKRLIHRDLAARNILVFSKSKVKISDFGLSRALGIGKDYYQSNFSLNLKLPIAWCAPECINYLKFTSASDIWAFGVTLWEIFTYGFQPWAGLTGQQILESIDAPNCQRLERPDLCPKEYYQIMTKCWEHDPERRPLFSELFVMLPQMRPTQVKAMKDFPEVVVPKDFLYYKSYDVIYVLDKNPEDCPKSGFWKGVLGNGKCGYFDPANVMPIIEHKNSPSVSKSISRKESKRENGDAKIKLSRKESNRKSLRRFNAEMISGPQNDLRHTGHIGYDGAIFGDVGFIGDNYDKLPVKVASTGKEGESRISTVSLNRDENGHNMNGSLGTNGHSWISQESIDSQYVTRTDEVDSGDFQYQDIDDDSIFADFKMPDMSSSFDFGPSFMDEVLKAINDKEAKLANSSSNDSSATTTPQHESPPKLMTNGRGSKSPPPPLPVQPPRLEPRNREPPKPEPRKQAKVKPMSASDEKMIDDAIAMANELSSRSHMSSSQEPSSPDKYQSDSESDSGSPQNGSRFKFSFKRSPKLDRQRTFSEEIKNKADQVESVPPGAMEAYNQLVMRGSVKEKSGTSYSSEEREVTPPKREVTPVKRELTPVRREITPAKREIIPAKRDITPAKREITPAKREITPMKREVTPERREVTPVHQDSTYGVPLAMIDDFDLEPPEMNFNQLTEMSYHQKPVPKPRPDSKRSDIPIPAPKPRPEIIQRVEPVPRPQKPPPEIPQEYDLKVKLPEDEYRPKILDTSSEQTSECDSEDIKNNVEVLRIDEPDSDNVHTDSGTESVNSATEVNRQDDSRRDSYNKSSSLFVGEDFSEPSPREIMNKLARESRIRRSLDHQRGVISGSEEGHSRNIREPQGIPGKGAMSSSTGGDEDVETNPLRMLRGGAIPIRGGRVGQGMNHKTYNSKLHVKIPTLHHSMSVDSGTIQHVKERDATNLPSPTRAPAIPPRSNSVSGDGNSLPLPPRMPLRHSTPIGAKRERKFPLQIDDSGIDGHSTPQSLVRNYAWSESSKLTQHERTLPPAPPPPLKKHQIDDKPFDSGLDEDDDVFEGHDITPPSTLKIDTSSKSSTFPRVKFQFQKVKCNLEQLGFYNRKDPFWVKTLTLAGRNISDRGSSEEVSPLMLANYKTSEGVSYEDLLDFAFDREKNCEEVEMMRSVFKNEISVEDCQQALTETKWIVPMAIKYVKLKQLLSAQLGDITLCKEALMACDWDVQRAANHVLSNLSSPEIIDV
- the LOC143056612 gene encoding uncharacterized protein LOC143056612 isoform X30, whose protein sequence is MTTEKSLLEFMEEAELDHYYQALKDQLKINAIHQLKYVEEEDLNDIGMTKPEMRRLKKMYKKEFPAGALGKLKKAILTRSGGDIGRSLSPSPPEQRSPRPSSYIRPPCKQIIPANSIQINKTLGEGEFGIVQQGLWTTETGEKVQVAIKCLTKEKMHTGTTEFLKEANIMQNVDHENIVRMYGVVLDKDDSLMLVTELAPMRSLLECLKEQSLRTDFPLPRLCDFAQEICDGMSYLESKRLIHRDLAARNILVFSKSKVKISDFGLSRALGIGKDYYQSNFSLNLKLPIAWCAPECINYLKFTSASDIWAFGVTLWEIFTYGFQPWAGLTGQQILESIDAPNCQRLERPDLCPKEYYQIMTKCWEHDPERRPLFSELFVMLPQMRPTQVKAMKDFPEVVVPKDFLYYKSYDVIYVLDKNPEDCPKSGFWKGVLGNGKCGYFDPANVMPIIEHKNSPSVSKSISRKESKRENGDAKIKLSRKESKRESGSSFFSNIRLSRKDSKRENQESNTPKIKLSRKDSKKEKELDTPKVKLSRKDSKKEKADSDQPMVKLVRKESDKKEKSPKKGGKKESNRKSLRRFNAEMISGPQNDLRHTGHIGYDGAIFGDVGFIGDNYDKLPVKVASTGKEGESRISTVSLNRDENGHNMNGSLGTNGHSWISQESIDSQYVTRTDEVDSGDFQYQDIDDDSIFADFKMPDMSSSFDFGPSFMDEVLKAINDKEAKLANSSSNDSSATTTPQHESPPKLMTNGRGSKSPPPPLPVQPPRLEPRNREPPKPEPRKQAKVKPMSASDEKMIDDAIAMANELSSRSHMSSSQEPSSPDKYQSDSESDSGSPQNGSRFKFSFKRSPKLDRQRTFSEEIKNKADQVESVPPGAMEAYNQLVMRGSVKEKSGTSYSSEEREVTPPKREVTPVKRELTPVRREITPAKREIIPAKRDITPAKREITPAKREITPMKREVTPERREVTPVHQDSTYGVPLAMIDDFDLEPPEMNFNQLTEMSYHQKPVPKPRPDSKRSDIPIPAPKPRPEIIQRVEPVPRPQKPPPEIPQEYDLKVKLPEDEYRPKILDTSSEQTSECDSEDIKNNVEVLRIDEPDSDNVHTDSGTESVNSATEVNRQDDSRRDSYNKSSSLFVGEDFSEPSPREIMNKLARESRIRRSLDHQRGVISGSEEGHSRNIREPQGIPGKGAMSSSTGGDEDVETNPLRMLRGGAIPIRGGRVGQGMNHKTYNSKLHVKIPTLHHSMSVDSGTIQHVKERDATNLPSPTRAPAIPPRSNSVSGDGNSLPLPPRMPLRHSTPIGAKRERKFPLQIDDSGIDGHSTPQSLGEELRGSRDDEICV